A single region of the Vicia villosa cultivar HV-30 ecotype Madison, WI linkage group LG4, Vvil1.0, whole genome shotgun sequence genome encodes:
- the LOC131596094 gene encoding la protein 1 translates to MAIPSLDEETTKKVIRQVEFYFSDSNLPRDDFLRKTVTESEDGMVSLALICSFNRMRKHLNLGDVKPNEVKDETVKAVAEVLKNAASLKLSEDGSKVGRIAELSKPEEVVEQVEIRTISASPFEYNVKLEEVESFFGQYAKVNSVRLPRHVGDKRFFCGTALVEFSSDEELQNVLKLKLVYAGAELELKPKKDFDAEREIELEKHEKCRKSVDSNHEEEEPETNYPKGLLIAFKLKNISEEVPSEKNSNDEQANGTNGATKTDEQNPSEVAAAAEDSDQKMSENDSNDKENNGVNEEKDAEGKEKEQENNEVKEEKTEVEEKGLLELYKKNATEGEKKDQETEKRSAASFKEDSDVVLREDLKVIFEKFGDVKYIDFKMGAESGFIRFDVPEAAQKARAAAVLSDKGGLVVKNFIAILDPVTGEAEKEYWSLLRGNQDKRRESFNNRGGFNNRGRGGRHGRGGGGGRYLRQRENDSAGGRQNKFRKY, encoded by the exons ATGGCAATCCCTTCCCTCGACGAAGAAACAACCAAGAAGGTTATACGACAG GTTGAGTTTTACTTCAGCGATAGCAACCTTCCCAGGGATGATTTTCTCAGAAAAACTGTTACTGAAAGTGAAGATGGAA TGGTTAGTTTGGCTTTGATTTGTTCGTTCAATCGGATGCGAAAGCATCTTAATTTGGGTGATGTTAAGCCCAATGAAGTAAAGGATGAGACTGTCAAAGCTGTTGCTGAGGTTTTGAAAAATGCTGCTTCACTCAAGCTCTCAGAAGATG GAAGCAAAGTTGGCAGGATTGCTGAGCTTTCCAAGCCAGAAGAGGTAGTTGAGCAGGTTGAGATAAGAACAATTTCCGCATCACCATTTGAATATAATGTGAAGCTTGAAGAAGTGGAGTCATTCTTTGGTCAATATGCCAAG gTCAACAGTGTTAGGCTGCCCCGTCATGTTGGAGACAAAAGATTCTTCTGTGGTACTGCTCTTGTTGAGTTTTCATCAGATGAAGAATTGCAAAATGTTTTGAAGCTAAAGTTGGTGTATGCGGGAGCTGAGCTAGAACTTAAGCCAAA GAAAGACTTTGATGCTGAAAGAGAAATAGAGCTAGAAAAGCATGAAAAATGTCGTAAATCTGTGGATTCAAACCACGAGGAGGAAGAACCAGAAACGAA CTATCCTAAAGGCTTACTTATAGCCTTCAAACTAAAGAACATTTCAGAGGAAGTTCCTTCAGAAAAGAATAGCAATGATGAACAAGCCAATGGAACTAATGGTGCCACCAAGACAGATGAACAAAATCCCTCTGAAGTTGCTGCTGCTGCTGAGGATAGTGATCAAAAGATGTCAGAAAATGATAGTAATGATAAAGAAAACAATGGCgtgaatgaagaaaaagatgcTGAAGGTAAAGAAAAGGAACAAGAAAACAAtgaggtgaaagaagagaagactGAAGTTGAAGAAAAAGGCCTGTTAGAGTTGTATAAGAAAAATGCCACTGAAGGTGAAAAAAAGGATCAGGAAACTGAAAAACGTTCAGCTGCTTCTTTCAAGGAAGACTCAGATGTTGTCTTACGTGAGGATTTGAAGGTTATCTTTGAGAAGTTTGGTGATGTTAAG TACATAGATTTCAAAATGGGAGCTGAGTCAGGATTCATTCGGTTTGACGTACCTGAAGCTGCTCAGAAAGCACGTGCTGCTGCAGTTCTTTCTGATAAGGGGGGCTTAGTTGTCAAGAATTTTATTGCTATTCTAGATCCAGTGACAG GTGAGGCTGAAAAAGAATACTGGAGCCTGCTTCGTGGTAATCAAGATAAGCGCAGAGAAAGCTTTAATAACCGAGGAGGCTTTAATAACAGAGGAAG AGGAGGAAGGCATGgtagaggaggaggaggagggagATATTTGCGGCAGAGAGAAAATGATTCTGCAGGAGGTCGCCAAAACAAATTTAGAAAGTATTAA
- the LOC131600401 gene encoding sulfite exporter TauE/SafE family protein 3-like: MKNVALFSFILLFVLLIFCANRTIKYEESSSLQSLYHHVKVNSHSGYEHIWPNIEFGWEIIVGSLIGVFGASFGSVGGVGGGGIFVPMLILIIGFDAKSATAISKCMVTGAAISTVFFNLKLRHPTLDIPMIDYDLVVLNQPVIILGISIGVVLSVVFADWMITVLLILIFIVTSVKAFIKGLDTWKKESIVKEEFVKHLESTATSSDDVEYKYLPSCPDDEPQKKINQGTILSNIRWKEFGLLCFVWIAVLILQIAKNYTATCSITYWILTLLQIPVTLGVSMYQAKGLYQGKKITVSKQDHGTHWPLHLLIVSLSCALLAGILGGLLGVGSGFVMGPLFIEFGIAPQVASATATLGMTFTASISVAQYFLLNRFPVPYALYLTLVATIAAYLGQKVIDRLVNMFQRASLIIFVLSFTILVSAIALGGVGISHMIEKIQKNEYMGFEDLCY; this comes from the exons ATGAAAAATGTGGCCTTGTTTTCATTCATTCTTTTGTTTGTTCTTCTCATCTTTTGTGCTAATAGAACCATCAAATATGAAGAATCATCATCATTACAATCTCTATATCATCATGTCAAAGTTAATAGTCATTCAGGCTATGAACATATTTGGCCA AATATAGAATTTGGATGGGAAATCATTGTTGGTAGTTTGATTGGAGTTTTTGGAGCTTCATTTGGAAGTGTTGGTGGAGTTGGTGGTGGTGGCATCTTTGTGCCAATGCTAATATTAATCATTGGATTTGATGCAAAATCAGCTACTGCTATTTCTAAAT GTATGGTTACTGGTGCTGCAATATCAACAGTATTCTTCAATCTAAAACTGAGACATCCAACACTTGATATACCAATGATTGATTATGATTTGGTGGTTTTAAACCAACCTGTAATAATTCTTGGTATTAGTATTGGAGTTGTTTTAAGTGTAGTTTTTGCAGATTGGATGATCACAGTTCTACTAATTCTCATCTTCAttg TTACATCAGTGAAGGCTTTCATCAAGGGTCTTGACACCTGGAAAAAGGAATCCATAGTTAAAGAG GAGTTTGTGAAGCATTTAGAGTCAACTG CCACTAGCAGTGATGATGTTGAATACAAGTATCTTCCAAGTTGTCCTGAtgatgagcctcagaagaaaatTAATCAA GGTACCATTCTTAGCAACATTCGTTGGAAGGAATTTGGACTTCTTTGTTTTGTTTGGATTGCGGTCCTTATCTTGCAGATCGCCAAG AATTATACAGCTACATGTTCAATCACATACTGGATACTTACTTTGTTACAG aTACCGGTTACTTTAGGGGTTTCTATGTATCAAGCAAAAGGTCTATATCAAGGGAAAAAGATCACAGTTTCTAAGCAAGATCATGGCACACATTGGCCTTTGCATCTTCTAATTGTATCACTTTCATGTGCTTTGTTAGCTGGAATTTTGGGTGGACTTCTTGGTGTAGGTAGTGGATTTGTTATGGGTCCTTTGTTTATCGAATTTGGAATTGCGCCTCAG GTGGCAAGTGCGACGGCTACATTAGGAATGACATTCACAGCATCTATATCAGTTGCGCAATATTTTCTCTTGAATCGTTTTCCGGTTCCTTATG CTCTGTATCTTACCCTTGTGGCTACAATTGCAGCATACCTAGGACAGAAAGTGATTGATAGGCTTGTGAATATGTTTCAAAGAGCTTCTTTGATTATATTTGTTTTATCCTTCACAATTCTTGTTAGTGCAATTGCACTAGGTGGAGTAGGAATATCACACATGATTGAGAAGATTCAGAAGAATGAATATATGGGATTTGAAGATCTTTGCTACTAG